A region from the Oncorhynchus tshawytscha isolate Ot180627B linkage group LG26, Otsh_v2.0, whole genome shotgun sequence genome encodes:
- the LOC112224912 gene encoding ropporin-1-like translates to MSRPNSSGSGCSHTGMSVHIPQELPDFLLQFTKDAIRAQPEDIIEYSTAYFTAMVKGQPFSVKPNPETKLELTNEILGILHSQLSERETVRKLEIGLIWKSLNMPENTLNHILSMGKFGEEIEWNKFLASCCSYLGKNVKDALTQACYIMNCDSNCKPPDACVSFETFRFLYTYLAVGNENISQSQIDRVLSYLQKRAISNNGVVKVSDFINNRKLRLDPTN, encoded by the exons ATGTCTAGGCCTAATTCAAGTGGAAGTGGATGCAGTCACACTGGAATGAGTGTTCATATTCCACAAGAGTTGCCAGACTTTTTGCTGCAGTTCACCAAAGATGCCATCAGAGCTCAGCCAGAGGATATTATTGAGTATTCCACTGC GTACTTCACAGCTATGGTGAAAGGACAGCCTTTTTCAGTGAAGCCAAATCCTGAAACCAAACTGGAACTGACAAATGAGATATTGGGAATTCTACATTCCCAG TTATCTGAAAGGGAGACCGTTAGAAAGTTGGAGATTGGGCTCATATGGAAAAGTTTGAATATGCCAGAGAATACCTTGAACCACATCCTTTCAATGGGAAAGTTTGGTGAAGAAATTGAATGGAATAAATTTCTTGCTTCATGCTGCAGTTATCTTGGAAAG AATGTCAAAGATGCCTTGACTCAGGCCTGCTACATAATGAACTGCGATTCCAACTGCAAGCCTCCAGATGCATGTGTGTCCTTTGAAACCTTCCGGTTTCTCTACACCTACCTGGCAGTTGGGAATGAGAACATCTCACAGTCGCAGATTGACAGAGTTCTCAGCTATCTGCAAAAGAGAGC GATCTCGAACAACGGTGTGGTAAAAGTATCAGACTTCATCAACAATCGCAAATTGCGTCTGGATCCAACTAACTGA